The Metabacillus sediminilitoris genome window below encodes:
- a CDS encoding LacI family DNA-binding transcriptional regulator, whose protein sequence is MSSTIKDVAKRANVSIATVSRIVNNQTGYSEKTKKKVLEAIEELGYQPNAVARGLINRRTHTIGVLFPKLSSTFVTDLLSGIEKATHEAGSSLIVCHTESNGEKTMKYLQLLNEKRIDGIIFTSAPLIDEYYQYISKMNVPLVLLSTESYAYNVPYVKVNDRHAAYTATQYLIKQGHKDIGMISGNKDDLIAGRPRIDGFISALQDHNLPYDEQKIVTNQGFSFSDGLGSLKTLLDQSPDITAIFAASDELAMGAISAAYQLGIKVPDELSIIGYDNLSIAEMAIPPLTSVAQPLTEMGEVAANMLFEILNHDKVVKSRIMPHQIKERNSVKERK, encoded by the coding sequence TTGTCTTCTACCATAAAGGACGTGGCAAAGCGAGCGAATGTATCGATTGCAACGGTTTCAAGAATCGTTAATAATCAGACTGGATACTCAGAAAAAACAAAAAAGAAAGTGCTTGAGGCCATCGAAGAATTGGGTTATCAGCCAAATGCTGTTGCAAGAGGTTTAATTAATAGACGTACACATACAATTGGAGTTCTTTTTCCAAAACTTTCAAGTACGTTTGTAACAGATCTCTTAAGTGGCATCGAAAAGGCGACACATGAGGCGGGATCAAGTCTAATTGTTTGTCATACCGAGTCAAATGGCGAGAAAACAATGAAATATCTTCAATTGTTAAATGAAAAAAGAATTGATGGCATTATTTTCACAAGTGCACCATTAATTGACGAGTACTATCAATATATTAGCAAGATGAATGTCCCATTAGTGCTTTTGTCAACTGAATCATATGCTTACAATGTTCCATATGTGAAAGTAAATGATCGCCATGCAGCTTATACAGCTACACAGTACTTAATAAAACAAGGCCATAAAGATATTGGGATGATTAGCGGAAATAAAGATGATTTAATTGCTGGCAGACCAAGAATTGATGGTTTCATTAGTGCCCTTCAGGATCATAACCTGCCATATGATGAACAGAAAATTGTGACGAACCAAGGATTTAGTTTTTCAGATGGTTTAGGGAGTTTAAAAACACTACTAGACCAGTCACCAGACATAACAGCCATCTTTGCTGCAAGTGATGAGTTGGCAATGGGCGCGATTTCAGCTGCTTATCAGCTTGGAATAAAGGTTCCTGATGAATTGTCGATTATCGGCTATGATAATTTAAGTATTGCAGAAATGGCCATACCGCCATTAACTTCTGTCGCACAGCCATTAACAGAAATGGGAGAAGTGGCAGCCAATATGCTATTTGAAATATTGAATCATGATAAAGTAGTTAAAAGCCGTATCATGCCACATCAAATTAAAGAAAGAAATAGTGTAAAAGAGAGAAAGTAA
- a CDS encoding D-glycero-alpha-D-manno-heptose-1,7-bisphosphate 7-phosphatase produces MQKAVFLDRDGVINEVLSKRVKFVNRPEQLYLLEGVAEGIKLLNDSGFLVFVVTNQGGVGLGFMKEEMLITIHEKMKKDIAKAGGKIDDISYCPHKPHAGCACRKPEPEMLHQLAKKHQVDLKESYMIGDRDVDIFAGKKAGTKTILIGDQEGLADNRFSSLYEAAQWLAQEKVK; encoded by the coding sequence ATGCAAAAAGCAGTTTTTCTTGATCGTGATGGAGTCATTAATGAAGTGTTAAGTAAACGAGTGAAGTTTGTAAATAGACCAGAACAGCTTTATTTGTTAGAAGGTGTTGCAGAAGGTATTAAATTATTGAATGATAGCGGCTTTTTAGTATTTGTTGTGACAAATCAAGGTGGCGTCGGCCTTGGGTTTATGAAGGAAGAAATGCTGATTACCATTCATGAAAAAATGAAAAAGGACATTGCCAAGGCCGGGGGAAAAATTGACGATATTAGCTATTGTCCACATAAACCGCATGCAGGGTGTGCTTGTAGAAAGCCAGAACCTGAAATGTTACATCAATTGGCTAAAAAACATCAAGTGGATTTAAAAGAAAGCTATATGATTGGCGATAGGGATGTCGATATTTTTGCTGGAAAAAAGGCAGGAACAAAAACAATCTTAATAGGTGATCAGGAAGGACTAGCTGATAACCGTTTCTCGTCACTATACGAGGCAGCACAATGGCTGGCACAGGAAAAGGTAAAATAA
- a CDS encoding ABC transporter substrate-binding protein codes for MFKKVTKGMAVFALGATILAGCSSGGEDADGKVTLELFSNKAESIDTYKGLITEFEKQNPDIKIKLDAPPEAETVLKTRLTKNDMPDIMSIAGNATYGELGRAGVLHDFTDSKILKTVQPSYVDMVGRLVGTEEEGVFGLPYATNANTVIYNKQKFEELGLEVPKTWDEFIAVLDKAKAAGEIPIYFTLKDAWTGMIAWNSLGANIAGEDFAEKKNAGKTTFVESYDEVADKMQTLIQYGHKDNLGVAYGDGNNAFASGKGVMYIQGNWAIPEILKANPDMELGVFPMPVNNDPAQNKLVSGVDVLLTMSEDTEHEEEAMKFIEFMMSKDTAKRYIDEQKAFSAIQDVFQEDLVFEGIKTNFETGAITSFPDHYYPAGMGAENLVQEFFIEQKKDAFLKKLDKEWEKVQNR; via the coding sequence ATGTTTAAAAAAGTGACAAAAGGGATGGCTGTTTTTGCGTTAGGTGCAACTATACTTGCTGGATGTAGTTCAGGCGGTGAAGATGCAGACGGAAAAGTTACACTTGAACTATTCTCGAATAAAGCTGAAAGTATTGACACTTACAAAGGGCTAATTACAGAATTTGAAAAACAAAATCCAGATATCAAAATAAAGCTTGATGCACCACCGGAAGCTGAAACGGTTTTAAAGACGCGTTTAACAAAAAATGATATGCCAGACATTATGTCGATTGCTGGTAATGCGACATATGGTGAGTTAGGACGAGCTGGTGTCCTACACGATTTCACTGATTCTAAAATTTTAAAAACAGTTCAACCATCATATGTTGACATGGTTGGCCGCTTAGTTGGCACTGAAGAAGAAGGGGTTTTTGGGCTTCCATATGCTACAAATGCAAACACTGTCATTTACAATAAACAGAAGTTTGAAGAGTTAGGCTTAGAAGTTCCAAAGACATGGGATGAGTTTATTGCTGTCTTAGACAAAGCGAAAGCTGCAGGGGAAATTCCGATCTACTTTACGTTAAAAGATGCTTGGACAGGAATGATAGCATGGAACTCACTTGGTGCAAATATTGCAGGTGAAGACTTCGCTGAAAAGAAAAATGCAGGTAAAACGACATTTGTTGAAAGCTATGATGAAGTAGCTGATAAAATGCAAACACTTATTCAATATGGACATAAAGATAATCTTGGTGTTGCATATGGTGACGGTAACAATGCTTTTGCAAGTGGTAAAGGTGTTATGTATATACAAGGAAACTGGGCAATTCCAGAAATCTTAAAAGCAAATCCAGATATGGAGCTTGGAGTATTTCCGATGCCTGTTAATAATGATCCAGCACAAAATAAACTAGTTTCTGGTGTAGATGTACTTCTTACTATGAGTGAAGATACTGAGCATGAAGAAGAAGCAATGAAATTTATCGAATTTATGATGAGTAAAGATACGGCGAAACGTTATATTGACGAACAAAAGGCATTTTCTGCTATTCAAGATGTATTCCAAGAAGATCTTGTTTTTGAAGGAATTAAAACAAACTTTGAAACAGGAGCAATTACAAGCTTCCCAGATCATTATTACCCAGCTGGTATGGGTGCAGAAAACCTTGTTCAAGAGTTCTTCATTGAACAAAAGAAAGATGCATTCTTGAAAAAGCTTGATAAAGAGTGGGAGAAAGTACAAAATCGTTAA
- a CDS encoding TerC family protein encodes MEVSILFEYGWVLLVLIGLEGILAADNALVMAVMVKHLPDEKRKKALFYGLAGAFLLRFGALFLISFLVNVWQVQAIGAIYLLYISINHIVKKFLLKKGEHKQKAKKESGFWGTVLKVELADLAFAVDSILAAVALAVTLPATNLPVIGGLDGGQFLVVLAGGIIGIVIMRFAATYFVKLLKKKPNLETAAFVIVGWVGVKLALYTLAHPDMNIVSKHFIESPTWKIIFWIVLAAIAVCGWFFSKEGEGLEEKSDQSFRNVENQ; translated from the coding sequence ATGGAGGTTTCGATCTTGTTCGAGTATGGTTGGGTGCTGCTTGTCCTTATTGGGTTAGAAGGTATTTTAGCAGCTGATAATGCCCTTGTGATGGCTGTAATGGTTAAGCATTTGCCAGATGAAAAGCGGAAAAAAGCATTATTTTATGGGTTAGCTGGTGCATTTCTTTTACGTTTTGGTGCGTTATTTTTAATTTCGTTCTTAGTAAACGTTTGGCAGGTTCAAGCAATTGGGGCGATTTATCTTCTTTACATTTCGATCAACCATATTGTTAAGAAGTTTCTATTAAAGAAAGGTGAACATAAACAAAAAGCGAAAAAAGAGTCAGGCTTTTGGGGAACTGTACTGAAAGTTGAGCTTGCAGATCTTGCGTTTGCGGTTGACTCCATTTTAGCTGCTGTTGCATTAGCCGTTACATTACCAGCAACAAATCTTCCAGTTATCGGTGGTCTAGATGGAGGTCAATTCCTTGTGGTGTTAGCTGGCGGTATTATTGGAATTGTGATCATGCGATTTGCAGCAACCTATTTTGTAAAGCTTCTTAAGAAAAAACCGAACCTTGAAACTGCGGCATTTGTCATTGTTGGTTGGGTTGGTGTGAAATTAGCATTATATACATTGGCACATCCAGATATGAATATTGTATCTAAACACTTTATTGAATCTCCAACATGGAAGATTATATTCTGGATCGTCCTGGCAGCAATAGCTGTATGCGGCTGGTTCTTTTCAAAAGAAGGTGAAGGACTAGAAGAGAAGAGTGATCAATCATTTAGAAATGTTGAAAATCAATAG
- a CDS encoding DNA ligase D, which yields MLPTLHSEIPIGPDWVYETKYDGFRAILTIHDISIDLMSRNEKPLNDTFPEIINEIKGIQHKLEPHLPLTLDGEIVYLTSKHFSNFEQLQVRGRLKNNENIVKASTEFPCKFLAFDLLEINGESIQSEPLKTRKNKLKKFFETVKLPTNVDPLHPNLLQYVPSSTHYTTLWDEMRLDNGEGLIAKQVKSKWESGVRTKQWLKIKNYKQACFFITGYDKKNGYFHVGVFHDDNMIPAGVFSHGISSEEREALIKIVKENKNRETTDFIEIGPAIVVELQFLSLYKEQLREPSFLAFRFDKQVGECTWDHLLLSTAPIHKEVIITHPDKPLWETTHLIKEHFISYLFQIAPFMLPFLQDRLLTVIRFPHGMFGEAFYQKNCPDYAPDFIKTTKHEDIDYIICNDLSTLLWLGNQLAFEFHIPFQTIDTAHPTEIVFDLDPPSREYFSLAVKAATEMKKVFDQFQLQTFPKLSGNKGLQIHIPLTNNSLSYEETRVFTSFIAEFLVTSFPDDFTIERMKKNRGNRLYIDYIQHAEGKTIIAPYSLRGKKEGAYIAAPLFWEEVNEKLSVEQFTIDHVLTRSKSIGCPFKQYFTSPQDETLRTLIRDLTST from the coding sequence ATGCTTCCGACTTTACATAGTGAAATCCCCATTGGTCCTGATTGGGTGTATGAAACGAAATATGATGGTTTTCGTGCAATTTTAACGATACATGATATAAGTATCGATTTAATGAGTCGAAATGAAAAACCTTTGAATGACACCTTTCCTGAAATCATCAATGAAATAAAAGGTATTCAGCATAAATTAGAGCCGCACTTACCCCTTACACTAGATGGAGAAATTGTTTATCTCACTTCAAAGCATTTTTCTAATTTCGAGCAGCTGCAAGTGAGAGGACGCTTAAAGAATAACGAGAATATTGTAAAGGCTTCAACTGAATTCCCATGTAAATTTTTAGCATTTGATCTTCTTGAAATAAACGGAGAATCCATCCAATCAGAGCCTTTAAAAACGAGGAAGAATAAGCTCAAAAAGTTTTTCGAAACAGTAAAACTGCCGACAAATGTTGACCCATTACATCCTAATCTTTTACAGTATGTTCCATCTTCAACCCATTATACAACATTGTGGGACGAGATGAGACTCGATAATGGCGAAGGGTTGATTGCAAAACAAGTAAAAAGCAAATGGGAATCAGGTGTTCGTACAAAACAATGGCTAAAAATTAAAAATTATAAGCAGGCATGCTTTTTTATTACCGGCTATGACAAGAAAAATGGTTATTTTCATGTTGGCGTTTTTCATGATGACAACATGATTCCGGCTGGAGTTTTTTCACATGGGATTTCAAGTGAGGAACGTGAAGCATTAATTAAAATTGTCAAAGAAAACAAGAATCGTGAAACAACTGACTTTATCGAGATTGGCCCTGCAATCGTTGTTGAATTACAATTTTTATCCTTATATAAAGAACAGCTGCGCGAACCATCCTTTTTAGCCTTTCGTTTTGATAAACAAGTTGGTGAGTGTACATGGGATCACCTTTTACTATCGACTGCGCCCATCCATAAAGAAGTGATAATTACTCATCCTGACAAACCATTATGGGAAACTACACACCTCATTAAAGAGCATTTTATTAGTTATCTATTTCAAATAGCGCCGTTTATGCTCCCTTTTTTACAAGATCGTTTATTAACTGTCATTCGCTTTCCTCATGGCATGTTCGGTGAAGCGTTTTATCAGAAAAATTGCCCAGATTATGCACCAGACTTTATCAAAACGACAAAACATGAGGACATTGATTATATTATTTGTAATGATTTATCGACTTTACTTTGGTTAGGAAATCAATTAGCTTTTGAATTTCATATCCCTTTTCAAACGATTGACACAGCACATCCAACTGAAATTGTTTTTGATCTTGATCCACCATCTAGAGAATATTTTTCGCTAGCTGTGAAAGCAGCAACAGAAATGAAAAAAGTCTTTGATCAATTTCAGCTGCAAACCTTTCCAAAACTTTCTGGTAATAAAGGTTTACAAATTCATATTCCACTTACAAATAATTCACTTAGCTATGAGGAAACTCGAGTGTTTACATCATTTATAGCTGAATTCCTAGTTACAAGCTTTCCCGATGATTTTACAATCGAACGGATGAAAAAAAATCGTGGAAATCGATTGTATATTGATTATATCCAGCATGCAGAAGGAAAAACAATCATTGCTCCTTATTCACTTCGAGGAAAAAAAGAAGGAGCCTATATTGCAGCTCCATTATTTTGGGAGGAAGTAAATGAAAAACTTTCCGTTGAACAATTTACGATCGACCATGTTCTTACACGTTCCAAATCGATTGGATGTCCATTCAAACAGTACTTTACATCACCACAAGATGAAACATTGCGAACATTAATAAGGGACCTGACTTCAACATAA
- a CDS encoding glycoside hydrolase family 13 protein gives MEKTWWKESVIYQIYPRSFNDSNGDGIGDLKGITEKLDYLKDLGIDVIWLSPVYKSPNDDNGYDISDYQDIMDEFGTMQDWEELLQEIHHRGMRLIMDLVVNHSSDEHAWFVESRKSKDNPYRDYYIWRPGKDGHEPNNWESAFSGSTWEYDEATNEYFLHIFSKKQPDLNWENPKLRDEVYKMMTWWLDKGIDGFRMDVINFISKVTGLPDAPNPNGKKYASGSEFFMNGPRIHEFLHEMNENVLSKYDIITVGEMPGATVEDAKHYTGHDREELNMVFTFEHMDLDSGPNGKWDLKKLNLLDLKDNISKWQTGLNGEGWNSLYLNNHDQPRMVSRFGNDKEYRVESAKMLVTFLHMLQGTPYVYQGEEIGMTNVRFDSIEDYKDIEILNMYHEKVIEGNEDLSKVMESIYVKGRDNARTPFQWDESEHAGFTTGEPWLRVNPNYKEINAKQAVNDTNSIYHYYKKIIQLRKNHTIIVYGDYELLLPDHETIFAYTRSYENQKLLVVTNFSRESAPFTLPAHVELNTPELLISNYEVAADDITSFDLRPFEARVYKSKIRYGKLPLK, from the coding sequence ATGGAAAAAACATGGTGGAAAGAAAGTGTCATCTACCAAATTTACCCGAGAAGCTTTAATGATAGTAATGGCGATGGCATTGGTGATTTAAAAGGAATAACGGAAAAGCTTGATTACTTAAAGGACCTTGGCATTGATGTCATCTGGCTTTCACCTGTATACAAATCACCGAATGATGATAACGGATATGATATTAGTGACTATCAAGATATTATGGATGAGTTCGGAACAATGCAAGACTGGGAAGAGTTATTACAAGAAATCCATCATCGCGGAATGAGGTTGATTATGGATTTAGTTGTAAACCATTCATCAGATGAGCATGCATGGTTTGTTGAATCAAGAAAATCAAAGGATAACCCATACCGTGACTACTATATTTGGCGTCCAGGTAAAGATGGTCACGAACCAAATAATTGGGAATCAGCATTCAGTGGTTCAACTTGGGAATATGATGAAGCGACTAATGAGTATTTCCTTCATATCTTTAGTAAAAAACAACCTGATCTTAACTGGGAAAACCCAAAACTTCGTGATGAAGTGTATAAGATGATGACATGGTGGCTAGATAAAGGGATCGATGGTTTCCGTATGGATGTCATTAATTTCATATCGAAAGTTACAGGGTTACCTGATGCACCTAACCCCAACGGTAAAAAATATGCATCAGGTTCAGAATTCTTTATGAATGGACCAAGAATCCATGAATTTTTACACGAGATGAACGAGAATGTACTTTCCAAATATGACATCATCACAGTCGGTGAAATGCCAGGTGCAACAGTTGAAGATGCAAAACATTATACTGGTCATGATCGTGAAGAATTAAACATGGTCTTTACATTTGAACATATGGATCTTGATTCTGGTCCAAATGGTAAATGGGATTTAAAGAAGCTTAACCTACTTGATCTAAAGGATAATATTTCAAAATGGCAAACCGGCTTAAATGGAGAAGGCTGGAACAGCTTATATTTAAATAATCATGATCAGCCCCGTATGGTTTCGCGCTTTGGTAATGATAAAGAGTATCGTGTGGAATCTGCGAAAATGCTTGTAACATTCCTTCACATGCTGCAAGGTACGCCATATGTGTATCAAGGTGAAGAAATCGGGATGACAAATGTCCGCTTTGATTCAATTGAGGATTATAAAGATATCGAAATTTTGAATATGTATCATGAAAAGGTTATTGAAGGTAATGAGGATCTGTCAAAGGTAATGGAGTCGATTTATGTAAAAGGCCGTGACAATGCAAGAACTCCATTTCAATGGGATGAAAGCGAGCATGCTGGCTTTACAACAGGTGAACCATGGCTTAGAGTAAATCCAAATTACAAAGAAATCAATGCAAAACAAGCAGTGAATGATACAAATTCGATCTATCATTATTATAAAAAAATCATTCAACTTAGAAAAAATCACACAATTATTGTTTATGGTGATTATGAGTTACTTTTACCAGACCATGAAACCATTTTTGCTTACACGCGTTCATATGAAAATCAAAAACTTTTAGTCGTGACAAACTTTAGCAGGGAATCAGCACCATTTACGTTACCTGCACATGTTGAACTAAATACACCTGAGTTATTAATTAGTAATTATGAGGTTGCAGCTGATGATATCACTTCATTTGACTTACGCCCATTTGAAGCAAGAGTGTACAAAAGCAAAATAAGATATGGGAAGCTTCCATTAAAGTAG
- the ku gene encoding non-homologous end joining protein Ku: MHTMWKGSISFGLVNIPIKLYAATEDKDIKLRTLHKKCHTPIQYEKKCPNCDEEVQTDEIVKGYEYVKGKYVVLSDEELQELKDEHEDKTVEIIDFVKMEDIDPIYFNRSYFLGPGENGGKAYGLLREALNQSGKIGIAQITIRSKQQLAMVRVYQNCIVMETVHYPDEVRNVKEVPSVPEQVEVGSKELETAIMLIDQLTTTFDPEKYKDDYRLALQELIERKVNQDEGKTPTEAAPRQNVVDLMSALQASIEKTKKPQGKTKAKPAKVATPATKEKAAAPTTLAKKTKTVRKKA, translated from the coding sequence ATGCATACGATGTGGAAAGGCTCAATTAGCTTTGGTCTTGTTAACATTCCGATTAAGTTATATGCTGCAACGGAAGATAAAGATATAAAACTTAGAACGCTTCATAAAAAATGCCACACACCTATTCAATATGAAAAAAAATGTCCGAATTGTGATGAAGAAGTACAGACAGATGAAATCGTCAAAGGGTATGAATATGTGAAAGGGAAATATGTTGTCCTTTCTGATGAAGAGCTTCAGGAATTAAAGGATGAGCACGAGGATAAAACTGTTGAAATCATCGATTTTGTCAAAATGGAGGATATTGATCCTATATACTTTAACCGCTCTTACTTTCTTGGACCAGGTGAAAATGGCGGAAAAGCCTATGGATTACTTCGTGAAGCTTTAAATCAATCAGGGAAAATAGGAATTGCTCAAATCACCATCCGTTCGAAACAACAGCTTGCAATGGTTCGAGTCTATCAAAATTGTATAGTGATGGAAACCGTTCATTATCCGGATGAAGTAAGAAATGTAAAAGAAGTACCAAGTGTTCCAGAACAAGTCGAGGTCGGATCAAAAGAGCTGGAAACGGCGATTATGTTAATTGATCAATTAACGACAACCTTTGATCCAGAAAAGTATAAAGATGATTACCGCCTCGCTTTACAGGAATTAATCGAGCGCAAAGTAAACCAAGATGAAGGTAAAACACCAACAGAAGCAGCACCTCGTCAAAATGTTGTTGATTTAATGAGTGCATTGCAAGCAAGTATTGAAAAAACGAAAAAACCTCAAGGAAAAACAAAAGCAAAACCAGCTAAAGTTGCGACTCCTGCAACAAAGGAGAAAGCCGCTGCGCCAACAACATTAGCTAAAAAGACAAAAACAGTACGGAAAAAGGCGTAA
- a CDS encoding undecaprenyl-diphosphate phosphatase, whose product MDWLQAFILGVIQGLTEFIPISSTGHLYLGRKLFGLEEAGLFLDTMLHIGTLIALLVFYKDIVIKLVKKPFSRLTLLLIVGTIPAVIAGVLFSDFFDDISKTGVTIGWEFLVTGVFLWFADSIKNGAKKIDDLSLFDSFFIGSFQAFAIFPAISRSGMTIVGALIRKMDKEAAAYFSFLLSIPAICGGVIFQLKDVASGNVPQISFLSMFIATLASAFFGYIAVRFMISFVKRKSLKIFAIYVWILGGVIIGLQWLRIF is encoded by the coding sequence ATGGATTGGCTTCAGGCATTTATATTAGGTGTCATTCAAGGATTAACTGAATTTATACCAATTAGCAGCACTGGACATCTTTATCTTGGACGGAAACTTTTTGGGTTAGAAGAAGCTGGCTTATTTTTAGATACAATGCTTCACATTGGTACACTTATTGCTCTGCTTGTCTTTTACAAGGACATCGTCATAAAGTTGGTCAAAAAACCGTTCAGTCGGTTAACTTTATTGTTGATTGTCGGGACAATTCCAGCTGTCATCGCAGGAGTATTGTTTAGTGATTTCTTTGATGATATTTCAAAAACGGGAGTAACAATTGGCTGGGAATTTCTTGTCACCGGAGTATTTTTATGGTTTGCTGATTCCATTAAAAATGGTGCAAAAAAAATAGACGACCTTTCTCTCTTCGACTCATTTTTTATTGGGAGCTTTCAAGCATTCGCGATTTTCCCTGCTATTTCTAGATCAGGTATGACAATTGTTGGTGCACTCATTCGAAAAATGGACAAAGAAGCAGCAGCGTATTTTTCATTTTTATTATCAATACCAGCAATTTGTGGCGGCGTCATTTTTCAGCTGAAAGATGTTGCATCAGGCAATGTTCCACAAATTAGTTTTCTATCTATGTTTATCGCAACCTTAGCCTCTGCGTTTTTTGGTTACATAGCAGTAAGATTCATGATCTCCTTTGTAAAAAGGAAGTCTTTAAAAATATTTGCCATATATGTATGGATTCTTGGCGGAGTCATAATTGGTTTGCAATGGCTACGGATTTTTTAA
- a CDS encoding carbohydrate ABC transporter permease, which produces MKKKNSVFLTIAIPALLLFFIFHTYPTLQGIFYSFTDWKGYGNWDFVGLKNYLNVFKDDRALDAYGFTFKFAIISTILVNIFSLLVAMGLNSKIKFQKTLRAIYFLPYILSILIVGFIFSFIFTHFLPGIGESLGIEALSKNILGDPKLAWIGIVVVAVWQSVAFNTILYLAGLVTISEDLYEAASIDGAGIWTKFWKITFPLIAPFFTINMVLAMKGFLMVFDQIVALTGGGPGKSTESISLLIYRGGFEGGEFAYQSANAVIYFVVIVIISVVQLKFLEKREAEN; this is translated from the coding sequence ATGAAAAAGAAAAATTCCGTATTTCTAACGATCGCTATTCCCGCTTTACTTCTTTTCTTCATTTTCCACACATATCCGACCCTCCAAGGGATTTTCTACAGCTTTACTGATTGGAAAGGGTATGGAAATTGGGATTTTGTAGGATTGAAAAATTATTTAAATGTTTTTAAGGACGATCGTGCACTTGATGCATATGGATTTACATTTAAATTCGCCATTATTTCCACAATACTAGTTAATATCTTTAGCTTACTAGTAGCGATGGGATTAAATTCAAAAATAAAATTTCAAAAGACGCTGCGTGCGATCTATTTTCTTCCATATATACTTAGTATTTTAATAGTTGGTTTTATCTTTAGTTTTATTTTCACACATTTCCTTCCAGGGATTGGAGAAAGCTTAGGAATTGAAGCACTTTCGAAAAATATTTTAGGAGATCCAAAGCTTGCTTGGATTGGAATTGTTGTCGTAGCCGTTTGGCAGTCAGTTGCCTTTAATACGATTCTCTATCTAGCTGGCCTTGTCACAATTTCAGAAGACTTATATGAAGCTGCAAGCATTGATGGGGCAGGAATTTGGACAAAGTTTTGGAAAATAACCTTCCCGTTAATTGCGCCGTTTTTCACGATTAATATGGTATTAGCAATGAAGGGCTTTTTAATGGTGTTCGATCAAATCGTTGCCCTGACTGGCGGAGGACCTGGTAAATCAACAGAATCTATCTCTCTATTAATTTATCGTGGCGGTTTCGAAGGTGGAGAGTTTGCCTACCAATCGGCAAATGCTGTTATCTACTTTGTCGTCATTGTTATCATATCTGTTGTTCAGCTTAAATTCTTAGAAAAACGAGAGGCGGAAAACTAA
- a CDS encoding carbohydrate ABC transporter permease, with the protein MNKKTNWPVTTLLILGSLLILLPLYLTITIAIKTPQEMAGNLLSLPKSWSFDNFTQAIEMTNFFSALGNTVFITFFVVIFTVLTNSLVAYAIARNMHKKFYKLLFYYFVSAMFIPFPIIMLPLVKQTSAWGMDNLVGLIILYVVFNLSFNTFIYVGYIRSIPKELEEAAVIDGASTWGVFWKVIFPLLAPMNATVAIITCLGAWNDFMLPLVLLSDRDMATLPLVQYIFQSQFSTDYNLAFASYLMALAPMIIVYIFAQKWIISGVMKGSIK; encoded by the coding sequence ATGAATAAAAAAACAAATTGGCCTGTTACCACTCTCTTAATTTTAGGTTCTTTACTTATTTTGCTGCCATTGTACTTAACGATTACAATCGCAATTAAAACACCACAAGAAATGGCAGGAAATTTATTATCCCTGCCAAAATCTTGGTCATTTGATAATTTTACACAAGCAATTGAAATGACAAATTTCTTTAGTGCTCTTGGAAACACTGTATTTATTACATTCTTTGTTGTGATTTTTACGGTACTTACGAACTCACTAGTAGCATATGCTATTGCACGTAATATGCACAAAAAATTCTATAAACTATTATTCTATTATTTTGTTAGTGCCATGTTTATTCCCTTTCCTATCATCATGTTACCGCTTGTAAAACAAACAAGTGCATGGGGAATGGATAATCTAGTTGGATTAATAATACTATATGTTGTTTTCAACTTATCTTTTAACACGTTTATTTATGTTGGATATATCCGCTCAATTCCAAAAGAATTAGAAGAAGCAGCTGTTATCGATGGAGCTAGTACATGGGGTGTTTTCTGGAAAGTTATTTTCCCGCTATTAGCACCAATGAATGCAACAGTAGCTATTATTACCTGCCTTGGCGCTTGGAATGATTTCATGCTTCCACTCGTTTTATTAAGTGACAGAGATATGGCAACATTACCGCTTGTTCAGTACATTTTCCAATCACAGTTCAGTACAGATTATAATCTTGCCTTTGCTTCTTATTTAATGGCATTAGCACCAATGATTATCGTATACATTTTTGCGCAAAAATGGATTATTAGCGGTGTCATGAAGGGATCGATTAAGTAA